In Planctomonas sp. JC2975, the genomic stretch CCGACGTCGCGGCAGCGAGGGCCGAGCTCGCCGCCACGCTGGATGCGCTCCAGGACAAGCTCAATGTGCCCAAGCGCGTCCGCATCGCCGCTGAGGAGAACCCGATCGGCCTCGGAGCTGTCGCACTCGGCGTCGTTGCTGCGATCGCGGGAGCGGTGTGGCTGGCGATCTGGATGTCGCGGCGCACGTAGCCAGACCTCCCTGGATCACCTCATCCGGCAACCGGCGGCATCCCACTGCCGATGCCCTTGACGCTGCCCGTCGTGTCACCCTGCGTGGAGAACACGACGCAGGTGGCGTGGGTCATGCCTGCTGCCCAGTCGGCCTGGCTCGGGGTGAAGGTGCTGAAGTTGAGCTGCGTGTCGTAGACGTCGACACCGACGTATCCGGCGAAGGCGTTCTGGCAGGCGTCGTCGGACTGCGCCGTCACGGTGTCGTCGCCGGGGAATGCGGGGTCGGGCAGGCCGGGCAGCGCGTACACCTCAGAGGTGTGGGCTTGCGCGCACGGCACGACGGGTGCGGTC encodes the following:
- a CDS encoding septum formation family protein — translated: MGLARAAVRIGTSLLVGIAVLGAVAGCSAAGSAPTEGPTSVSTTPATTTPTPSATATAGPSTVAFASLAVGACLTLPAGSDQQAPATAPVVPCAQAHTSEVYALPGLPDPAFPGDDTVTAQSDDACQNAFAGYVGVDVYDTQLNFSTFTPSQADWAAGMTHATCVVFSTQGDTTGSVKGIGSGMPPVAG
- a CDS encoding DUF3618 domain-containing protein gives rise to the protein MTAEPRSTGPGTTGQGSSPQNASRGVRRDAAAGAAKGKGSDPAADVAAARAELAATLDALQDKLNVPKRVRIAAEENPIGLGAVALGVVAAIAGAVWLAIWMSRRT